In the genome of Rhizobium etli 8C-3, one region contains:
- a CDS encoding SEL1-like repeat protein, with product MLKRFRRWRLFQTGWSSVALVILVSSTATAADNRETIQADVHAGVPETECDRLAAHPDDKQRLPSVKGVEKPVPESVTACLAAVESYPGSPRLNYQAGRAYQTVKDYENALAYYSKASELGSASAKASLGWMYAAGMGVAEDDVKAFKLFIEAAEAGSVEGAESAGLWFHYGWGGEKNVDKAIHWYTTASSSSAFVFMGDIYNRRSSGRENRAVALKWYWKAFERGNLRAAVNLGNAYEHGDGVPQDYAEAMKFYVLAAAELGDAANKIGDLYYYGKGVAQSYPQARLWFEKGAEAGHDEALRNLGSLYEYGKGVEKDAFKAIELYRKAAENGSTGAMRDIGYLYLNGKGVPKDLTEASRWYIMAAEKGDDSAFNQMGWLRQTSTPPDYAAAMEWYKKGAEAGNRVAMSNVGFLYAEGKGVKRNYKEALAWYRKAADAGDERAMNEIGVLYHDEKGVRRNYREAGIWYEKAAAAGNTYANLNLAILFSRGWGVRKDTALAVDLAELAVQKNTNARDQLKSDWENWEPEFLNAFQQRLIDRGFYQGVVDGRYGKGTLAAIDAMHTADAD from the coding sequence ATGCTAAAGAGGTTTCGACGCTGGAGACTGTTCCAGACTGGCTGGAGTTCTGTCGCCCTCGTCATTCTCGTGTCTTCGACCGCGACGGCAGCCGACAACAGAGAAACCATACAGGCTGATGTCCATGCTGGCGTACCCGAGACCGAATGTGATCGTCTTGCCGCGCACCCCGATGACAAGCAGCGTCTCCCGTCCGTCAAGGGAGTAGAGAAACCGGTTCCCGAATCAGTCACCGCCTGTCTTGCTGCGGTCGAATCCTATCCTGGCAGTCCGAGGCTCAACTATCAGGCTGGTCGGGCCTACCAAACCGTTAAAGACTATGAAAATGCGCTTGCCTACTACAGCAAGGCCAGCGAACTCGGTAGCGCCTCTGCAAAGGCGAGTCTGGGATGGATGTACGCGGCTGGCATGGGCGTTGCTGAAGATGATGTGAAAGCCTTCAAACTATTCATCGAAGCGGCCGAAGCTGGCAGCGTCGAGGGTGCCGAGAGCGCGGGCCTATGGTTCCATTATGGTTGGGGAGGCGAGAAAAACGTCGACAAAGCCATTCACTGGTACACCACCGCATCGTCATCAAGTGCATTTGTATTCATGGGCGATATCTATAATCGTCGCTCCAGCGGCCGCGAGAACCGGGCGGTCGCGCTGAAATGGTATTGGAAGGCGTTCGAGCGGGGCAATCTGCGGGCTGCGGTGAACCTGGGCAATGCCTACGAACACGGCGACGGCGTTCCGCAAGACTATGCGGAAGCCATGAAGTTCTACGTACTTGCTGCGGCCGAGCTGGGCGACGCTGCTAATAAGATCGGGGATTTGTACTACTACGGAAAGGGTGTCGCGCAAAGCTATCCTCAAGCCAGGCTATGGTTCGAGAAAGGAGCGGAGGCCGGTCACGACGAGGCGTTGAGAAACCTCGGGTCATTGTATGAATACGGCAAGGGCGTAGAGAAGGATGCCTTCAAAGCGATCGAGTTGTACAGAAAAGCCGCTGAAAATGGATCGACGGGCGCGATGCGCGATATCGGCTATCTGTACTTAAACGGCAAAGGAGTCCCGAAGGACCTGACCGAGGCGAGCAGATGGTACATCATGGCAGCAGAGAAAGGCGACGATAGTGCATTCAACCAGATGGGCTGGCTTCGTCAAACCTCCACCCCGCCCGATTATGCCGCGGCCATGGAGTGGTATAAGAAGGGAGCCGAGGCAGGAAATCGGGTTGCCATGTCCAATGTCGGCTTCCTCTACGCCGAGGGCAAAGGGGTCAAGCGCAACTACAAGGAAGCTCTAGCCTGGTACAGGAAAGCTGCCGACGCAGGCGACGAGAGAGCAATGAACGAAATCGGGGTCCTTTATCACGACGAAAAGGGCGTCCGCCGGAACTACCGTGAGGCTGGCATCTGGTATGAGAAGGCGGCCGCGGCCGGTAACACCTACGCCAATCTCAATCTTGCGATCTTATTTTCGAGAGGTTGGGGCGTCAGAAAGGACACAGCCCTTGCTGTCGATCTCGCGGAACTGGCGGTTCAGAAGAATACTAATGCCCGGGACCAACTGAAGTCCGACTGGGAGAACTGGGAACCGGAATTCCTCAACGCCTTCCAGCAACGACTGATCGACCGCGGCTTTTACCAGGGTGTCGTCGATGGTCGGTATGGCAAAGGCACCCTTGCGGCGATAGATGCGATGCATACGGCTGATGCTGACTAA
- a CDS encoding metallophosphoesterase, whose translation MKLWIISDIHLEFGEPFLQTPPDDIDVLVCAGDVLTKGLVPSLRWLADTIASEVPVIFVAGNHDFYGASIEESIRDSREFAAGFSNVHFLENDAVEIGGVRFIGGTLWTDFRLFGRNPSVSMSYAESGMNDFKKIKFSKAPYRKFKPIHAYRKHIETRDFIAADLRKCTRLKTVVVTHHAPSPRAIALGFRHDPLSACYASDLEDLILEVGPTLWVHGHVHHRNDYIIGSTRVVSNSRGYPGEETGFDPTFTIKI comes from the coding sequence ATGAAACTCTGGATCATCTCCGACATTCACCTCGAGTTCGGCGAACCTTTTTTGCAGACCCCGCCAGACGACATCGACGTCCTGGTTTGTGCGGGCGACGTTCTGACCAAAGGTCTCGTTCCGAGCCTTCGATGGCTAGCCGACACGATCGCCAGTGAAGTTCCTGTCATCTTCGTTGCGGGCAATCATGACTTCTATGGAGCGTCGATCGAGGAAAGCATTCGGGATTCCCGCGAATTCGCCGCTGGCTTTTCAAACGTCCACTTCCTGGAAAACGACGCAGTCGAGATCGGCGGTGTCAGGTTTATCGGCGGAACCCTTTGGACCGATTTCCGGCTGTTCGGCCGAAATCCCAGTGTCAGCATGTCGTACGCCGAAAGCGGGATGAACGACTTCAAGAAGATCAAGTTCTCAAAGGCACCGTACCGCAAATTCAAGCCGATCCACGCTTACCGGAAGCATATCGAAACTCGGGATTTCATTGCGGCAGACCTGCGCAAGTGTACACGACTGAAGACAGTTGTCGTTACGCATCACGCTCCGTCCCCACGCGCGATCGCCCTCGGTTTTCGACACGATCCACTCTCCGCTTGCTATGCATCGGATTTGGAAGACCTGATATTGGAGGTAGGGCCGACATTGTGGGTGCATGGCCACGTGCACCACCGGAATGACTACATCATCGGGTCCACGAGGGTCGTCTCGAATTCGAGAGGATATCCGGGCGAGGAAACCGGATTCGACCCAACCTTCACGATCAAAATATAG